From a region of the Impatiens glandulifera chromosome 4, dImpGla2.1, whole genome shotgun sequence genome:
- the LOC124936890 gene encoding transcription factor bHLH118-like: MLHFIHNYISFSLSYLLLKIMFPLQRSKELVFQLPSPTTINSNLQNQNLILHQDLLAPYSDLHFNTLISSRIMSTSTTKKIRKSTKSAEEEAGSWEVCDDHQNQKKISHRDVERQRRQQMNSLYSSLFMLLPPEHIKGKRSISDHMQETTKYVKNLKKSIKELEDKRNDLRKQSGAGMTIESRSIANHDRFHITSSIVTVSPHSGVEILITSVFGEDGNFSLSNLMKMFQEEEGLDVINYISTGVGNKVHHIIKAEVVDPLRFDQIRLRRKLNDLI, translated from the exons ATGcttcattttattcataattatatctctttctctctctcataTCTTCTTCTGAAGATCATGTTCCCTTTACAACGAAGTAAGGAGCTGGTGTTTCAACTCCCATCTCCCACCACCATTAATTCTAATCTCCAAAATCAAAACCTAATCCTTCATCAAGATCTTCTGGCCCCTTATTCTGATCTTCACTTTAATACTCTCATTTCCTCAAGAATAATGTCCACTTCCACTACCAAAAAGATTCGAAAATCGACCAAATCAGCTGAGGAAGAAGCTGGTAGCTGGGAAGTGTGTGATGATCATCAAAACCAGAAAAAAATCTCCCACAGAGATGTCGAGAGACAAAGAAGGCAACAAATGAACTCACTTTATTCATCTCTCTTCATGCTTCTCCCACCTGAACACATCAAG GGTAAAAGGTCTATATCAGATCACATGCAAGAAACAACTAAATATGTAAAGAACCTAAAGAAGAGCATCAAGGAATTGGAAGACAAGAGGAACGATCTAAGGAAACAATCGGGTGCAGGCATGACTATCGAATCTAGATCCATAGCAAATCATGATAGATTTCACATCACTAGCTCCATAGTTACAGTGAGCCCACATAGCGGGGTGGAAATTCTGATCACTAGTGTATTTGGAGAAGATGGGAATTTTTCTCTATCTAATCTCATGAAAATgtttcaagaagaagaagggctTGATGTTATTAACTACATTTCCACTGGAGTGGGTAACAAGGTTCATCACATAATTAAGGCTGAG GTTGTTGACCCATTGCGATTTGATCAAATAAGGTTAAGAAGAAAGCTAAATGAtcttatatag
- the LOC124935711 gene encoding carboxylesterase 1-like, translating into MDHKKVLSESINNLTQYIPIIQNPDGSITRLEQVTISIPADPNSSSAVLTKDVTFNTQNNTSIRLYLPRNAHDSSFSKPPTKLPLIVYFHGGGFIICKPGFTYFHNLCYEMASRLGIMIASVDYRLAPEHRLPSAYDDAMDALHWIKSLQDDWLRDFVDLSNCFLMGDSAGGNIAYNAGLRAAAEVDDLVPLMIRGLILHQPFLGGVERTVSELRGVDDRILPLLATDILWDLALPIGCDRDHVYSNPTVDGEILTMCALGMKSVGWRVLVTGCDGDPLIDRQMELAEKLKMNGVDVEIWRRKDGYHGVDFIEPDKVESLFPILKSFIKL; encoded by the coding sequence ATGGATCATAAGAAAGTTCTCTCTGAATCCATCAATAATCTCACCCAATACATACCGATCATCCAGAATCCCGATGGCTCAATCACTCGATTAGAACAAGTAACCATCTCCATCCCAGCCGATCCTAATTCTTCCTCAGCCGTTCTCACCAAAGACGTAACCTTTAATACTCAAAACAACACATCGATTCGACTATACCTACCTCGCAATGCTCATGATTCTTCATTTTCTAAACCACCCACAAAGCTGCCCTTAATTGTCTACTTCCATGGCGGCGGCTTCATCATCTGCAAACCCGGTTTCACTTACTTCCACAATCTCTGCTACGAAATGGCATCTCGGCTAGGTATCATGATCGCCTCCGTTGACTACCGCCTCGCGCCGGAGCATCGTCTCCCATCAGCCTACGATGATGCCATGGACGCCTTACACTGGATCAAGTCTCTCCAAGACGACTGGCTTCGAGATTTCGTAGATCTGTCAAATTGTTTCCTAATGGGAGATAGCGCTGGGGGGAATATAGCATATAACGCTGGTCTACGTGCAGCCGCAGAAGTTGATGATCTTGTGCCGTTGATGATTAGAGGTTTGATATTGCATCAGCCGTTCTTGGGTGGTGTTGAAAGGACTGTATCGGAATTGAGAGGAGTTGATGATCGGATTCTTCCGCTATTAGCGACGGATATCTTGTGGGACTTGGCGTTGCCGATTGGGTGTGACCGTGACCATGTTTATTCAAATCCAACTGTGGATGGGGAAATATTGACGATGTGTGCATTAGGAATGAAGTCGGTTGGGTGGAGGGTTTTAGTTACTGGTTGTGATGGTGACCCGCTGATTGATCGTCAGATGGAGCTGGCTGAGAAACTGAAGATGAATGGGGTAGATGTGGAGATCTGGAGGAGAAAAGATGGTTATCATGGTGTTGATTTCATTGAACCTGATAAAGTTGAGTCCTTATTCCCCATTTTAAAATCGTTCATCAAATTGTAA